The Staphylococcus sp. KG4-3 genome has a window encoding:
- a CDS encoding Veg family protein: MPKSIGDIKNSLDCQLGNRIVLKANGGRKKTIERSGVLKETYPSVFIVELDQEIYNFERVSYTYTDVLTENVQVSFEGDNHQEAIAH; encoded by the coding sequence ATGCCAAAATCTATTGGAGACATCAAAAATTCACTTGATTGTCAATTAGGGAACAGAATTGTACTTAAAGCGAATGGTGGACGTAAAAAAACAATTGAACGTAGTGGTGTTTTAAAAGAGACATACCCTTCTGTTTTTATTGTTGAACTAGATCAAGAGATTTATAATTTTGAGCGTGTATCCTATACATACACTGATGTTTTAACTGAAAACGTACAAGTTTCTTTTGAAGGTGATAATCATCAAGAAGCAATTGCACACTAA
- the ispE gene encoding 4-(cytidine 5'-diphospho)-2-C-methyl-D-erythritol kinase has protein sequence MIYETAPAKINLTLDTLFKRDDGFHEVEMIMTTIDLNDRLSFELRKDKKIIVDVEQSYVPSDNKNLAYKAAELMKKTYNLKQGITITIDKNIPVSAGLAGGSTDAAATMRGMNRLYNLNRPLKELCELGIQIGTDIPFCILGKTALCKGKGEIIKFLDKPPSAWVVVAKPDLGISSPDIFKKLDLKQPYNVHTKACEAALIAEDYDLLCKSLSNRLEPVSGKMHTEILKIKANMLENGADGAVMSGSGPTVYGLTRKERQAKHVYNAVNGCCNEVHIVRLLG, from the coding sequence ATGATATATGAAACGGCACCAGCGAAGATAAATTTAACGTTGGACACACTCTTTAAACGAGATGATGGTTTTCATGAAGTTGAAATGATAATGACGACAATTGATTTGAATGATAGATTGTCATTTGAACTACGTAAAGACAAAAAGATAATTGTTGACGTAGAACAATCCTATGTTCCCTCCGATAACAAAAATTTAGCGTATAAGGCTGCAGAATTAATGAAAAAGACCTATAATTTGAAGCAAGGTATAACTATTACTATAGATAAAAATATTCCTGTCTCAGCTGGTTTGGCAGGTGGGTCTACTGATGCTGCAGCAACAATGAGAGGGATGAATCGATTATATAATTTAAATCGACCGCTTAAAGAACTATGTGAGTTGGGAATACAGATTGGAACAGATATTCCATTTTGTATTTTAGGAAAAACTGCATTATGTAAAGGAAAAGGTGAAATCATTAAATTTTTAGATAAGCCACCTTCTGCATGGGTGGTAGTAGCTAAACCTGATTTAGGTATATCTTCACCTGATATATTTAAAAAACTGGATTTAAAACAACCTTATAATGTACATACTAAAGCATGTGAAGCGGCCTTAATTGCAGAGGATTATGACCTATTATGTAAGAGTCTGTCGAACCGATTGGAACCTGTCTCGGGTAAGATGCATACAGAAATTTTGAAAATAAAGGCTAATATGTTAGAGAACGGAGCAGACGGCGCTGTTATGAGTGGTAGTGGTCCTACTGTTTATGGATTAACACGAAAAGAACGACAAGCAAAGCACGTATACAATGCTGTTAACGGTTGTTGTAATGAAGTACACATTGTAAGATTATTAGGCTAA
- the purR gene encoding pur operon repressor codes for MRYKRSERIVYMTQYLMNNPNKLIPLTYFVQKFKQAKSSISEDVQIIKTTFQKEKLGTVITTAGASGGVTYKPEMSKAEATEVIDEVIEHLQEKERLLPGGYLFLSDLMGNPTLLNRVGKLIATLYMDEELDAIVTIATKGISLANSVANVLNLPVVVIRKDNKVTEGSTVSINYVSGSSRKIETMVLSKRTLPENSNVLVVDDFMRAGGSINGVMNLMNEFKAHVKGVSVLVESKEVKQRLIEDYTSLVRLSDVDEYNQEFKVEQGNSLTKFS; via the coding sequence ATGCGCTATAAAAGAAGTGAACGAATTGTTTATATGACTCAATATTTAATGAACAATCCGAATAAGTTGATACCGTTAACGTATTTTGTACAAAAATTTAAGCAAGCAAAGTCTTCCATTAGTGAAGATGTTCAAATTATTAAAACAACTTTTCAAAAAGAAAAACTTGGGACAGTGATTACTACTGCAGGTGCTAGCGGTGGCGTTACTTATAAACCTGAGATGAGTAAAGCAGAAGCGACAGAAGTGATTGATGAAGTGATAGAACATTTACAAGAAAAAGAACGCTTACTGCCAGGTGGTTACTTATTTTTATCTGATTTAATGGGTAATCCTACATTATTGAATCGGGTTGGTAAATTAATCGCAACACTATATATGGATGAAGAGTTAGATGCTATTGTAACAATTGCTACTAAGGGGATTTCACTTGCAAATTCAGTTGCAAATGTACTGAATTTACCTGTAGTAGTTATACGTAAAGATAATAAAGTGACTGAAGGTTCTACAGTTTCTATAAATTACGTATCTGGTTCTTCTAGAAAAATCGAGACAATGGTTCTATCAAAGAGGACATTACCTGAGAATTCCAATGTACTTGTCGTAGATGATTTCATGCGTGCCGGTGGTTCAATAAATGGTGTGATGAATTTGATGAATGAGTTTAAAGCACATGTTAAAGGGGTATCGGTACTAGTAGAATCAAAAGAAGTTAAGCAAAGATTAATTGAAGATTATACTTCCTTAGTTAGATTATCTGATGTAGATGAATACAATCAGGAATTTAAGGTGGAACAAGGAAACAGTTTAACTAAATTTTCTTAA
- a CDS encoding RidA family protein, whose amino-acid sequence MKVINTEKAPEALGPYSHATEINGLVFTSGQIPLNLNGEIVSEDVKEQTTQVLENLKVVLDQAGSDLDSVIKATIFIADMNEFQNINEVYGKYFNEHQPARSCVEVARLPKDVKVEIELIAKVK is encoded by the coding sequence ATGAAAGTTATTAATACGGAAAAGGCGCCCGAAGCATTAGGGCCATACTCGCATGCAACGGAAATAAATGGACTTGTATTCACTTCAGGACAAATTCCATTGAATTTAAATGGAGAAATTGTCAGTGAAGATGTAAAAGAGCAAACAACACAAGTTCTAGAAAATTTAAAAGTCGTGTTAGACCAAGCTGGATCAGATTTAGATTCAGTGATTAAAGCTACTATTTTCATTGCTGATATGAATGAATTTCAAAATATAAATGAAGTTTATGGCAAATACTTTAATGAACATCAACCAGCGAGAAGTTGTGTTGAAGTGGCAAGATTGCCAAAAGATGTTAAAGTTGAAATCGAATTAATAGCGAAAGTGAAGTAA
- the spoVG gene encoding septation regulator SpoVG: MKVTDVRLRKIQTDGRMKALVSITLDESFVVHDLRVIEGNTGLFVAMPSKRTPDGEFRDIAHPINSEMRQEIQDAVMKVYEETDEVIPDRNAQSSDHSEEEA; encoded by the coding sequence ATGAAAGTGACAGATGTAAGACTTAGAAAAATACAAACAGATGGAAGAATGAAAGCGCTCGTTTCAATTACTTTAGATGAATCATTTGTAGTACATGATTTACGAGTGATTGAAGGCAACACAGGTCTATTCGTCGCAATGCCAAGTAAACGTACACCAGACGGTGAATTCCGAGATATCGCGCATCCTATAAATTCTGAAATGAGACAAGAAATACAAGATGCCGTGATGAAAGTGTATGAAGAAACTGATGAGGTCATCCCTGACAGAAATGCACAGTCATCAGATCATTCTGAAGAAGAAGCTTAA